One genomic segment of Geothermobacter hydrogeniphilus includes these proteins:
- a CDS encoding MerR family transcriptional regulator: MNNLTIGQAAELAGVGVETIRFYERQGLIEQPPKPPEGFRVYPAETIRKIRFIRRAKQIGFTLKEIRELLGFYFDTGISCADVRERAMVKIADMEARIAALKRMKAALQTLVDECGNGDDSCPILESLADDD; this comes from the coding sequence ATGAACAACCTGACCATCGGCCAGGCGGCCGAACTTGCCGGCGTCGGCGTTGAAACCATCCGTTTCTACGAACGGCAGGGGCTGATTGAACAGCCGCCAAAACCACCGGAGGGGTTTCGCGTCTACCCGGCGGAGACGATCCGCAAGATCCGCTTTATCCGCCGGGCCAAGCAGATCGGCTTCACCTTGAAGGAGATTCGGGAACTGCTCGGTTTCTATTTCGACACCGGTATCAGCTGCGCGGATGTTCGGGAGCGGGCGATGGTAAAGATCGCTGACATGGAAGCCCGCATTGCCGCACTGAAAAGGATGAAAGCGGCCCTGCAGACGCTGGTGGATGAATGCGGCAACGGCGACGACAGCTGCCCCATTCTGGAATCCCTGGCGGATGATGACTGA
- a CDS encoding acyl-CoA dehydrogenase family protein, with translation MFEYLFSEEQLRFRDEVRDFVKSVPRQLILDMDADKIRFPTEFLQEAGRRNLLGCRYPKSLGGRGEDWVSACMVMEEVGTLSYILACVFGVGAELVCDAIVKHGTAEQQEKYVRPLLKGELFAAECLTEPRGGSDFFGATSTAEDRGDYFLLNGQKRFIVGAEGADFFLVYARTDPDAKPHESLTCFLVDRGPGVESVYQYGLMGCRGGGAGRLVFKDVKVPRENVLGRVHGAAAVFDTMMIPERLGTAAMTIGAARPALEIATRYSSRRKAFGRPINQFQGVSFQVAEAAMLLDASRAMAYATARAVDAGIEMGRIRRMVSEAKKFITESCQQAAHHALQVMGGIGYTNVFPLERIHRDLRLASIWTGTNEVMAMIIAHEWYREAAQSEPVRDYESDAVEAGALEEKIYE, from the coding sequence ATGTTTGAGTATCTGTTTTCCGAGGAACAACTCAGGTTCAGGGATGAAGTGAGGGATTTCGTCAAATCGGTTCCGCGGCAGCTGATTCTGGATATGGACGCGGACAAAATCCGTTTTCCCACGGAATTTCTGCAGGAGGCCGGGCGCCGCAATCTGCTCGGCTGCCGCTACCCGAAAAGCCTGGGAGGGCGGGGAGAGGATTGGGTTTCCGCCTGCATGGTGATGGAAGAGGTGGGGACCCTCAGCTACATACTGGCCTGTGTTTTCGGTGTCGGCGCGGAGCTGGTCTGCGATGCGATTGTCAAGCATGGTACGGCTGAACAGCAGGAGAAGTATGTCAGGCCCCTGCTCAAAGGGGAACTCTTCGCCGCCGAGTGCCTGACCGAACCCCGCGGCGGGTCCGATTTTTTCGGCGCCACCAGCACCGCCGAGGACCGGGGTGACTATTTTCTGCTGAACGGCCAGAAACGATTCATTGTCGGGGCCGAAGGGGCCGATTTCTTTCTGGTCTACGCCCGCACCGATCCGGATGCAAAACCCCATGAATCACTGACCTGCTTCCTGGTCGACCGCGGGCCGGGGGTCGAGAGCGTCTATCAGTACGGGCTGATGGGCTGCCGCGGAGGAGGTGCCGGGCGGCTGGTGTTCAAGGATGTCAAGGTGCCGCGGGAAAATGTCCTCGGCCGGGTTCATGGCGCCGCCGCGGTGTTTGACACCATGATGATCCCGGAACGGCTCGGAACGGCGGCGATGACCATCGGCGCCGCCCGGCCGGCCCTGGAGATCGCCACCCGTTACAGTTCCAGACGCAAGGCCTTCGGCCGGCCGATCAACCAATTCCAGGGGGTCAGTTTCCAGGTTGCCGAAGCAGCCATGCTGCTCGATGCCTCCCGGGCCATGGCATACGCCACCGCCCGGGCGGTGGATGCCGGGATAGAGATGGGCCGCATCCGGCGGATGGTCTCGGAAGCCAAGAAGTTCATTACCGAATCCTGCCAGCAGGCGGCTCACCATGCTCTGCAGGTGATGGGGGGCATCGGTTATACCAATGTCTTTCCCCTGGAGCGGATCCATCGCGATCTAAGGCTGGCGTCGATCTGGACCGGAACCAACGAGGTGATGGCCATGATTATCGCCCATGAATGGTACCGGGAAGCGGCGCAATCTGAGCCGGTCCGGGATTATGAGTCCGACGCCGTGGAGGCGGGCGCCCTGGAGGAAAAGATCTACGAGTAA
- a CDS encoding heme exporter protein CcmB: MNSLRQILFLFGKDLRIELRKKESLVSMAFFGALLLVILNIAAGVDNQVDADAGAGILWVAVIFSAVLGLGRVFAREKENGCVAALLLSPVAPGEIFIAKALVNFILMILAQLVLVPIFFVLFGSNFSGGPVALLPILLLVNLGFSTAGTLISAISAGTRRNEVLLPILLFPLLLPLTALAIKATAGALAARPLFELRDQIEPMIAFGLIFSAAGYLLFPFAIRED; encoded by the coding sequence ATGAACAGCCTGCGGCAGATACTCTTTCTGTTCGGCAAGGACCTGCGGATCGAATTGCGCAAAAAGGAATCGCTGGTATCGATGGCCTTTTTCGGCGCCCTGCTGCTGGTGATCCTCAACATCGCCGCCGGTGTCGACAACCAGGTTGATGCCGATGCCGGCGCGGGGATCCTCTGGGTGGCGGTGATCTTTTCCGCGGTACTCGGCCTGGGACGGGTCTTCGCCCGGGAAAAGGAGAACGGCTGCGTGGCGGCGCTGCTGCTCAGCCCGGTCGCACCAGGAGAGATCTTCATCGCCAAGGCGCTGGTCAACTTCATCCTGATGATCCTCGCCCAGCTGGTGCTGGTACCGATTTTCTTCGTTCTGTTCGGCAGCAACTTCAGCGGCGGCCCCGTCGCCCTGCTGCCGATCCTGCTGCTGGTCAACCTCGGCTTTTCAACCGCCGGCACCCTGATCTCGGCCATCTCCGCCGGTACGCGCCGCAACGAGGTGCTGCTGCCGATCCTGCTCTTTCCCCTGCTGCTGCCGCTGACCGCACTGGCGATCAAGGCGACCGCCGGGGCACTGGCCGCGCGCCCGCTGTTCGAACTGCGGGATCAGATCGAACCGATGATCGCCTTCGGCCTGATCTTCAGCGCCGCCGGCTACCTGCTTTTCCCTTTCGCCATCAGAGAGGATTGA
- a CDS encoding metal-binding (seleno)protein, whose product MKKILKTVALPVLLAVLALAPTSWSRLTQGQGIYGVMPTHAAEVRTARLALKGLTCASCKYAVKAALNNLDGVEQADVSYKKMTATVLYDPDRTTPQQMVEVIEKAGYQAEVQPAKAK is encoded by the coding sequence ATGAAAAAAATTCTGAAAACTGTCGCTCTCCCCGTTCTCCTGGCCGTTCTGGCCCTTGCCCCGACAAGCTGGTCACGACTGACCCAGGGGCAGGGGATCTATGGAGTCATGCCCACTCATGCGGCCGAAGTCCGCACCGCCCGCCTGGCGCTCAAGGGATTGACCTGCGCCTCCTGCAAATATGCCGTCAAAGCCGCTCTGAACAACCTGGACGGCGTCGAACAAGCGGATGTCAGTTACAAAAAAATGACAGCGACCGTCCTCTACGATCCGGACAGGACAACGCCGCAACAGATGGTTGAGGTGATCGAAAAAGCCGGCTACCAGGCCGAAGTGCAGCCCGCCAAAGCAAAGTGA
- a CDS encoding (2Fe-2S)-binding protein, with protein sequence MKLICYCFAHSEDEIRRAVLEDNGRSRIMEQILTANKAGACRCVETHPQGR encoded by the coding sequence ATGAAACTGATCTGCTACTGCTTCGCGCACAGCGAGGATGAAATCCGGCGGGCGGTGCTGGAGGACAACGGACGCAGCCGCATCATGGAGCAGATCCTGACGGCAAATAAGGCCGGAGCCTGCCGCTGCGTCGAAACTCATCCGCAGGGGAGATGA
- a CDS encoding GDCCVxC domain-containing (seleno)protein produces MTITAESTLTCPHCGHSEKLTMPTDACRFFHQCNGCGALLKPRAGDCCVFCSYGDVPCPPIQQQRKSR; encoded by the coding sequence ATGACGATAACAGCTGAATCGACCCTGACCTGTCCACACTGCGGTCACAGTGAGAAACTGACCATGCCGACGGATGCCTGCCGGTTTTTCCACCAGTGCAACGGTTGTGGGGCCCTGCTCAAACCCCGGGCGGGCGACTGCTGCGTCTTCTGCTCATACGGCGATGTGCCCTGTCCGCCGATCCAGCAGCAGCGGAAAAGCAGATGA
- the merF gene encoding mercury resistance system transport protein MerF, whose amino-acid sequence MRGADNRLRNRFLAALIGTGLVALCCFTPVLVLLLAGLGLSILTPWLDFVLLPALVVLILLTLLAYRQWRRSQ is encoded by the coding sequence ATGAGGGGCGCCGACAATCGGCTTCGCAACCGCTTCCTCGCCGCCCTGATCGGCACCGGGCTGGTTGCGCTGTGCTGCTTCACCCCGGTGCTGGTGCTGCTGCTGGCAGGCCTCGGGCTGAGCATCCTGACACCCTGGCTCGACTTCGTGCTGCTGCCGGCGCTGGTGGTCCTGATCCTGCTCACTCTTCTGGCCTACCGGCAATGGAGACGGTCCCAATGA
- a CDS encoding cytochrome c maturation protein CcmE produces MKKSNRKALLAILVIVVGVGFLICRGLSSTSVYYMTVAELKTSSLGQQLSRNQSVRVGGKVIENSIDYNQRELVLRFALRDESRPQQRIDAVYRGARPDAFKADIEALLEGTYDRGQNLFLAKTLLVKCPSKYESDLKQEDKP; encoded by the coding sequence ATGAAAAAATCGAATCGAAAAGCTCTGCTTGCCATTCTGGTCATCGTCGTCGGCGTCGGTTTCCTGATCTGCCGCGGACTTTCCAGTACCAGCGTCTACTACATGACGGTCGCCGAACTGAAAACCTCATCTTTGGGGCAGCAGCTCAGCCGGAACCAGTCCGTACGCGTCGGCGGGAAGGTGATCGAGAACAGCATCGACTACAACCAGCGCGAACTGGTGCTGCGCTTCGCCCTTCGGGACGAGAGCCGGCCGCAGCAGCGAATCGACGCCGTCTACCGCGGAGCCCGGCCCGATGCCTTCAAGGCCGATATCGAGGCCCTGCTCGAAGGAACCTACGACCGCGGGCAGAATCTCTTCCTGGCAAAAACCCTGCTGGTGAAGTGTCCGTCAAAATATGAATCCGACCTGAAGCAGGAGGACAAACCGTGA
- a CDS encoding mercuric transporter MerT family protein produces MTTRNQSTLVGTDAPQEKKLAGLGLVGAVISGFLASACCIGPLLMVLLGVGSAGALTALEPWRPVMMVLTFLFLGLGFYATYRRPQTANCSETACCGPGRKRLQKLMLWLAALFSLAMLFFPQIMQLMLD; encoded by the coding sequence ATGACAACCCGCAATCAATCCACCCTCGTCGGAACGGACGCGCCGCAAGAGAAGAAACTGGCCGGCCTCGGCCTGGTCGGCGCCGTCATCAGCGGCTTTCTCGCCTCGGCCTGTTGTATCGGCCCGCTGCTGATGGTCCTGCTCGGCGTCGGCAGCGCCGGCGCCCTGACCGCCCTTGAACCCTGGCGCCCGGTCATGATGGTCCTGACCTTCCTGTTTCTCGGCCTGGGGTTCTATGCCACCTACCGCAGGCCGCAAACGGCAAACTGCAGCGAAACCGCCTGCTGCGGCCCCGGCCGGAAGAGGCTGCAGAAACTCATGCTCTGGCTCGCCGCCCTGTTTTCCCTGGCGATGCTCTTCTTTCCGCAAATCATGCAGTTGATGCTTGATTGA
- a CDS encoding tetratricopeptide repeat protein — MTARVSRRDRAAFGFFCAVAIAIGAMTLGFLVKGPAAKPQPQAQGTPNQNIEARIAQLETHLKTSPRDVNALLSLGDAYLNSRRAMEAFRLFQRTLDIEPGNVHALSDLGSLYQQIGQYDKALDSYRRAFESRPDHTGSLLNMALIYSRHKGENARALELLQQFLNSNPEPQLVATAEQEIARIRQVMQAANSPASPAPAGRD; from the coding sequence ATGACAGCTCGCGTCAGCCGCAGGGACCGGGCCGCCTTCGGCTTCTTCTGCGCCGTGGCTATTGCCATCGGGGCCATGACCCTGGGGTTTCTGGTCAAAGGACCAGCCGCCAAACCGCAGCCACAGGCCCAGGGAACTCCTAACCAGAACATCGAGGCGCGCATTGCCCAGCTTGAAACGCACCTCAAAACCTCACCCCGGGATGTCAACGCGCTGCTCTCTCTGGGAGACGCCTACCTCAATTCGCGCCGCGCCATGGAAGCCTTCCGGCTTTTCCAGCGCACCCTGGACATCGAGCCGGGGAATGTTCACGCGTTGAGCGACCTCGGCAGCCTGTATCAACAGATCGGTCAGTACGACAAGGCGCTGGACAGCTACCGGCGCGCCTTCGAGAGCCGCCCGGACCACACCGGTTCGCTGTTGAACATGGCCCTGATCTACAGCCGCCACAAGGGGGAGAACGCCAGGGCGCTTGAACTGCTGCAACAGTTCCTGAACAGCAACCCCGAACCGCAGCTGGTGGCCACCGCCGAACAGGAGATCGCCCGGATCAGGCAGGTCATGCAGGCTGCCAACAGCCCCGCCTCACCGGCTCCGGCAGGCCGCGACTGA
- a CDS encoding cytochrome c biogenesis protein has product MPGLNRPALLPALAGLLIPLAIGMIFFYAPLERTMGIIQKIFYLHLSLAATAFLSFFVACISGIMYLLRRQRIWDARLAASIEIGVVLTTLVLISGSLWGRPIWNTWWTWDPRLTTSLILWFIFASCLILRSAVDEEGRRARFSAVMAIIGFVDVPIVFLSARLWRSIHPTVIRSEGIGLEPAMLVTLLISILAMLVFWAALFRLRCAQYHQENRLRDLQQQLQH; this is encoded by the coding sequence ATGCCCGGACTGAACCGACCCGCCCTGCTGCCCGCTCTCGCCGGCCTGCTGATCCCGCTGGCCATCGGCATGATTTTCTTCTACGCGCCGCTGGAACGGACCATGGGGATCATCCAGAAAATCTTCTACCTCCACCTGTCGCTGGCGGCGACCGCCTTTCTCTCCTTCTTCGTCGCCTGCATCTCCGGAATCATGTACCTGCTGCGCCGGCAGCGGATCTGGGACGCCCGGCTGGCGGCCAGCATCGAGATCGGCGTGGTTCTGACCACCCTGGTGCTGATCAGCGGCTCGCTCTGGGGCCGGCCGATCTGGAACACCTGGTGGACCTGGGACCCGCGCCTGACCACCTCGCTGATCCTCTGGTTCATTTTCGCCTCCTGTCTGATTCTGCGCTCGGCGGTCGATGAAGAGGGCAGAAGGGCCAGGTTTTCAGCGGTGATGGCCATCATCGGCTTTGTCGATGTGCCGATCGTCTTTCTTTCGGCCCGACTGTGGCGCAGCATTCATCCCACGGTGATCCGCAGCGAAGGGATCGGCCTGGAACCGGCCATGCTCGTCACCCTGCTGATCAGCATCCTGGCGATGCTGGTTTTCTGGGCGGCCCTGTTCCGCCTGCGCTGCGCCCAGTACCACCAGGAAAACCGTCTCCGTGATCTGCAGCAGCAACTGCAGCACTGA
- a CDS encoding cytochrome c-type biogenesis protein translates to MNNLALRFTLPVLFLLLLALPTGGLAELTETEVTESLICYACPGEPLSIDRCSGGDRMREAIRSMLAEGKNKQQILDYFVAQFGDSILTTVPKRGFNLVAYLGPIVGLLIGIPVAILVIRRWGSAGQRQTTEKPAGTETVLDDKMKQQIETELARLDEED, encoded by the coding sequence ATGAACAACCTGGCGTTACGCTTTACCTTACCGGTCCTCTTCCTTCTGCTGCTGGCCCTGCCGACCGGGGGACTTGCCGAACTGACCGAAACCGAGGTCACCGAGAGCCTGATCTGCTACGCCTGCCCGGGAGAACCGCTGAGCATCGACCGCTGCAGCGGCGGCGACCGGATGCGCGAAGCGATTCGCAGCATGCTGGCCGAAGGCAAGAACAAGCAGCAGATACTCGACTACTTCGTCGCCCAGTTCGGCGACAGCATCCTGACCACCGTCCCCAAACGCGGCTTCAACCTGGTCGCCTATCTCGGCCCGATCGTCGGCCTGCTGATCGGTATTCCGGTCGCGATCCTGGTGATCCGTCGCTGGGGCTCGGCCGGACAGAGACAGACAACCGAAAAACCCGCCGGAACAGAGACGGTCCTCGACGACAAGATGAAACAACAGATCGAGACCGAACTGGCCCGCCTGGACGAGGAGGACTGA
- a CDS encoding CcmD family protein, which produces MEHATYLIIAYMAIWGGLAGYLLWLSNCQRRTARQLELLCAQLEQQEDLS; this is translated from the coding sequence ATGGAACACGCGACCTATCTGATCATCGCCTACATGGCCATCTGGGGCGGTCTGGCCGGCTACCTGCTCTGGCTCTCCAACTGTCAGCGCCGGACCGCACGACAACTGGAGCTGCTCTGCGCCCAGCTTGAGCAGCAGGAGGATTTGTCATGA
- the ccmA gene encoding heme ABC exporter ATP-binding protein CcmA, whose product MTESAGTPFLQISGLRKAYGNLEALRGVDLELRRGEFLCLFGPNGAGKSTLLKIIATLLRPDSGRIRVLDNDLQENPEAYRARLGMVSHQPFVYQDLSLLENLEFYAALYGVKQPRKRALKLLQQVKLIQRCDMPAGDLSRGMQQRLSIARALVNDPELLLLDEPYTGLDEHAARIFGEQLRLLHDNRRTIIMVTHNLRRGMESATRLGILARGRLAYLQEKDQVDPASFEALYFQHLEAS is encoded by the coding sequence ATGACTGAATCCGCCGGGACACCCTTTCTGCAGATCAGCGGACTGAGAAAAGCTTACGGCAATCTCGAAGCACTGCGCGGCGTCGACCTCGAGCTGCGCCGCGGCGAGTTTCTCTGCCTGTTCGGACCCAACGGCGCCGGCAAATCGACCCTGCTGAAAATCATCGCCACCCTACTGCGCCCCGACAGCGGCCGGATCAGGGTTCTCGACAATGACCTGCAGGAGAATCCGGAAGCCTACCGCGCCCGGCTCGGCATGGTGTCCCACCAGCCGTTCGTCTACCAGGATCTGAGCCTACTCGAAAATCTGGAATTCTACGCCGCGCTCTACGGGGTGAAACAACCCCGGAAGCGAGCGCTGAAGCTGCTACAGCAGGTCAAGCTGATCCAGCGCTGCGACATGCCGGCGGGCGACCTCTCCCGCGGCATGCAGCAGCGGCTGAGCATCGCCCGGGCGCTGGTCAACGATCCTGAACTGCTGCTGCTCGATGAGCCGTACACCGGCCTCGATGAGCATGCCGCCCGGATCTTCGGCGAGCAGCTGCGGCTGCTGCACGATAACCGTCGGACCATCATCATGGTGACCCACAACCTGCGCCGCGGAATGGAGTCGGCGACCCGCCTGGGCATCCTCGCCCGCGGTCGGCTGGCTTACCTGCAGGAGAAGGACCAGGTCGATCCGGCCTCTTTCGAGGCACTCTATTTTCAGCACCTGGAGGCGTCATGA
- a CDS encoding heme lyase CcmF/NrfE family subunit has translation MITFGILAQFAALAFTLLSMGLLLGGLGRNNLRLVQAGKRGLLSAAAATTLASIALGYLFLTDAFQVEYVASYSDRALPLFYKLTAFWAGQKGSLLFWAWVLSLFTALVIFNNRRERDDRSSPYVYLVLAATLGFFLFLLCVVSNPFDTLGFTPRDGNGLNPMLQNPGMVFHPPLLFFGYIGFTVPFAYAIAALITGNTDANWIRKTRAWNVLSWIFLSIGIILGGQWAYVELGWGGYWAWDPVENASFIPWLVSTAFIHTAIIQERRGIMKVWNMVLILLTFALCIFGTYLVRSGVLQSVHDFGATGLGGYFLFFVAVVLIGGFYLLAESYGEFKTPGSVESYLSRESTFLFNNVILLALAFATLLGTVFPILSEAVTGNKITVGQPFFNQVNTPLFLILVLLTGICPLIGWRKASAANLRRNFLRPSLTALLAGILMGVSGIREPYALLAFCLAAFVCATIIQEYVTAIRSRKKLTGESSASSALKLLWRMRRRYGGHIVHFGLAIMVIGIAASSAYKLENQGTLAQGETLAIGDFTLKYEDFRIYEKYNRTVYAARLGVFRDDTRIDVMEAERRNYINAKQPTTEVAIRSTLLEDLYVTMPGIGRNNEITLKVAVNPLLIWIWIGSGMMVLGGILAIIPSRRKET, from the coding sequence GTGATTACTTTCGGAATTCTCGCCCAGTTCGCCGCCCTGGCGTTCACGCTGCTGTCCATGGGACTGCTGTTGGGCGGCCTGGGGCGCAACAATCTGCGCCTGGTGCAGGCCGGCAAACGGGGCCTGCTCAGCGCCGCGGCAGCCACCACCCTGGCCTCGATCGCCCTCGGCTACCTGTTTCTGACCGACGCCTTTCAGGTTGAATATGTCGCCTCCTACTCCGACCGGGCCCTGCCGCTGTTCTACAAGCTGACCGCCTTCTGGGCCGGGCAGAAGGGCTCGCTGCTCTTCTGGGCCTGGGTGCTGAGCCTGTTCACCGCCCTGGTGATCTTCAACAACCGCAGGGAGCGGGACGACCGCAGCAGCCCCTACGTCTACCTGGTGCTGGCGGCCACCCTCGGCTTCTTCCTCTTCCTGCTCTGCGTGGTCAGCAACCCCTTCGATACCCTGGGCTTCACTCCCCGGGACGGCAACGGGCTGAACCCGATGCTGCAGAACCCGGGCATGGTCTTTCATCCGCCGCTGCTGTTTTTCGGCTACATCGGCTTCACCGTGCCCTTCGCCTACGCCATTGCCGCGCTGATCACCGGCAACACCGACGCCAACTGGATCCGCAAGACCCGGGCCTGGAACGTGCTGTCCTGGATCTTCCTGTCGATCGGCATCATCCTCGGCGGCCAGTGGGCCTACGTCGAACTCGGCTGGGGCGGCTACTGGGCCTGGGATCCGGTGGAGAACGCCTCTTTCATCCCCTGGCTGGTGTCGACCGCCTTCATCCATACCGCAATCATCCAGGAACGGCGCGGGATCATGAAGGTCTGGAACATGGTGCTGATCCTGCTGACCTTCGCCCTGTGCATCTTCGGCACCTACCTGGTACGCAGCGGCGTGCTGCAGTCGGTGCACGACTTCGGCGCCACCGGCCTGGGCGGCTACTTCCTCTTCTTCGTCGCCGTGGTCCTGATCGGCGGCTTCTACCTGCTGGCCGAAAGCTACGGCGAATTCAAGACCCCGGGCAGCGTGGAATCCTACCTGTCGCGGGAGAGTACCTTCCTGTTCAATAACGTGATCCTGCTCGCCCTGGCCTTCGCCACCCTGCTCGGCACCGTCTTCCCGATCCTCTCCGAAGCGGTGACCGGCAACAAAATCACCGTCGGCCAGCCCTTCTTCAACCAGGTCAACACCCCGCTGTTCCTGATCCTGGTGCTGCTCACCGGCATCTGCCCGCTGATCGGCTGGCGCAAGGCCTCGGCCGCGAACCTGCGTCGCAACTTCCTGCGCCCGTCGCTCACGGCCCTGTTGGCCGGCATCCTGATGGGCGTCTCCGGCATCCGCGAACCCTACGCGCTGCTCGCCTTCTGCCTGGCGGCCTTCGTCTGCGCGACCATCATCCAGGAATACGTCACCGCCATCCGCTCCCGCAAAAAACTGACCGGGGAATCCTCCGCGTCGTCCGCCCTGAAACTGCTGTGGCGGATGCGGCGGCGCTACGGCGGCCATATCGTCCATTTCGGCCTGGCGATCATGGTGATCGGCATCGCCGCCTCTTCGGCCTACAAGCTGGAAAACCAGGGGACGCTGGCCCAGGGAGAAACCCTTGCCATCGGCGACTTCACCCTGAAATACGAAGATTTCCGCATCTATGAAAAATATAACCGAACCGTCTACGCCGCCCGACTCGGGGTCTTCAGGGACGACACCCGGATCGATGTCATGGAGGCCGAGCGCCGCAACTACATCAACGCCAAGCAGCCGACCACCGAAGTCGCAATCCGCTCGACCCTGCTCGAAGACCTTTACGTCACCATGCCGGGCATCGGCCGCAACAATGAAATCACCCTCAAGGTCGCGGTCAACCCCCTGCTGATCTGGATCTGGATCGGCAGCGGCATGATGGTGCTGGGCGGCATCCTGGCCATCATTCCCTCTCGGAGGAAAGAGACATGA
- a CDS encoding alkylmercury lyase family protein codes for MNTLDILHHLNDLLPLKERQNALAKEDAALHRSILRSFAEQGRPRLRLAKRGRAEIAAALQRLRNSDLVVLDGQGNIIGAYPFTLEETPHRLTVNGHRVHAMCALDALAVSPMFDCEVRIDSSCALSGQPIHIQQRDGILLHVEPAENLQLGIHWQSVATCAAHSLCREMVFLKDPDTAMAWQQAEPETRERVELRQAVQIAARFFTPLMQESTT; via the coding sequence ATGAATACGCTGGACATTCTCCATCATCTCAACGACCTGCTGCCCCTGAAGGAGCGACAGAACGCCCTCGCGAAAGAGGATGCGGCATTGCATCGGTCCATTCTGCGATCTTTCGCGGAACAGGGCAGACCACGACTGAGACTTGCAAAGAGAGGACGCGCGGAGATCGCTGCCGCCCTGCAGCGATTGCGCAACAGCGACCTGGTCGTTCTTGACGGCCAGGGGAACATCATCGGGGCCTACCCGTTCACCCTGGAAGAAACGCCCCATCGCCTGACTGTCAACGGTCACCGGGTCCACGCCATGTGCGCCCTCGACGCCCTGGCGGTCAGCCCGATGTTCGACTGCGAGGTACGAATCGATTCGTCATGTGCGCTGAGCGGACAGCCGATCCATATTCAGCAGCGGGATGGAATTCTGCTTCATGTCGAGCCTGCTGAAAACCTGCAGCTGGGTATTCATTGGCAGTCGGTTGCGACCTGCGCCGCCCACAGTCTGTGCCGGGAGATGGTTTTCCTGAAAGATCCCGACACCGCCATGGCCTGGCAGCAGGCCGAACCCGAAACCAGGGAACGGGTCGAGCTTCGGCAAGCGGTCCAAATCGCGGCCCGGTTTTTCACCCCCCTGATGCAGGAGTCAACAACATGA